A segment of the Plectropomus leopardus isolate mb unplaced genomic scaffold, YSFRI_Pleo_2.0 unplaced_scaffold398, whole genome shotgun sequence genome:
ctgcagttttgttttaatctgctgtttttattaaaagcactttgtaaccttgttaagaaaagtgatatataaataaagtttatgatggatgtttgattgttttgggGTTAATATGTGTGCAGTTTTGGCACTACAGTTCCCATGTGGCTTTGGGtgatgtaaacaggaagtgatgagTCAGTGACTCGGCTGTGGGACGCACCTGATCTCAGTTTCTGACTGTTTGTTTACGTTTTGGGTAATTTTAAGatgatttctttgtgtttttttggacgttGTGATGATACGTTTCTGATGTTGTCTGCCTCGTGTTGATGACTCCGGCGCTCTGCTCGCTTTGTGCTCCTCTGTAGGCACTCGTTGGTTAAACGTTACTGGTTTTGCTCTTTCCTCTGGTGCCGCCGCCGCCCGCGCCGCCTTTACTCTCTGACTTCCTGCCAGGTGAGTTCTGACAGGTGGAGCCCgcctggctgctgctgctgctgctgctgctgttgttgttgtggtttgtgTTTCCGCTCAGCGTCTCCATGATGGAGCGGAACGCCCCAAACGGACGCTTGCTTTCAGAGCTTCCTGTCGGAGTCCTCTCCTTCCCATGATGCCCTTTGGTCTGCTCCGCCTCCTGAGTGGAGCTCTTGTGCACCTGCTCGTCGAAGGTGACCCTCAGTTTGAGGTTCTGAGACGTCTTCCTGCGAGATGACGGAGACTTCAGGGCGCTCTTGGGGCTGGTGGCGGCTTTCTGGCCGTCGTGAAGGTCGCCGGAAGCGTCTGGCGTTTTGCCGTCCGCCGCCTCGGGGTCGCTGGAGGTGGGCGAGGGGTTGTATCCGACGCTGTCCACCGACTTTGACCCGCTGAGAGAAAACGCCAGCTTCCTCTCAGCCGAGGAGGAGGGGGCGGAGGAGGGGAGGTGCTTCCTCATCATCAGGTTGAGGTGGTTAGACGCCGGCTCCTCCTCTGCGATTGGCAGGTGTGACGGCCTATCAGGTCGCGGCGCGCTCACGGCCGCCGCTCCTTGATTTTTACCTTCCTCCGGTGGATAACCGTCCGAATCGGATTCACTCAGAGAGCGCTGCATGATCTGTCTGAGTCTCGCTAGTTTGagctctctcctctccaccAGCCCCGTCCTGCGGGGCCCAGGGGCCCCGGGGCCGCCCGCCGGGGGCAGCCTGTCCCGGGGACACAGCGTGTCCGACACGTCCTTCCCCAGCAGCTGCCGCAGCACCGAGTCCGGACCCACCCCTCCCTGACGGACCAACCAGCCGTCACCCGGAGTCACCTCCGCTGTCAGCATCATCTCGGGCCACGCCTCCACTGAGGGCTGATGGGAGCTGGAGTCcagagagggaaacagaaaTCATCCTTTACTCGTACAcgttttaactgtttaaattttgtaaatgcttttaaccctctgaaacctgagcgaaccggcttcatttctttcaaaaacatggggagaaaaattagcaaaaaaaaagagcaagaaatgagtaaaaagtaccaaaaaatacctgaaaatttgttttaaaaaaacaaacaaaagtcactgactaaaaaagaagtaaaaagagagtttaaaatttaaactacaaaaaagtgcttaaaattataataatttcaacAT
Coding sequences within it:
- the LOC121939012 gene encoding synphilin-1-like, translating into MMLTAEVTPGDGWLVRQGGVGPDSVLRQLLGKDVSDTLCPRDRLPPAGGPGAPGPRRTGLVERRELKLARLRQIMQRSLSESDSDGYPPEEGKNQGAAAVSAPRPDRPSHLPIAEEEPASNHLNLMMRKHLPSSAPSSSAERKLAFSLSGSKSVDSVGYNPSPTSSDPEAADGKTPDASGDLHDGQKAATSPKSALKSPSSRRKTSQNLKLRVTFDEQVHKSSTQEAEQTKGHHGKERTPTGSSESKRPFGAFRSIMETLSGNTNHNNNSSSSSSSSQAGSTCQNSPGRKSESKGGAGGGGTRGKSKTSNV